A single region of the Hoeflea prorocentri genome encodes:
- the lipB gene encoding lipoyl(octanoyl) transferase LipB, translating to MQRSDLEAQFLPTGGSPPVEWRLVPGLTDYEDAVRCMEARAKAIRDGDANELVWLVEHPPLYTAGTSARESDLLAPNRFPVYQTGRGGEYTYHGPGQRVAYVMLDLKRRHCDVRAFVAALEAWIIDTLAGMNVKGERREDRVGVWVTRPERPALPDGAPAEDKVAAIGIRLRRWVSFHGISINVEPDLEHFSGIVPCGVTGHGVTSLVDLGLPVTMEDTDVVLRQSFEEVFGPTVVSRD from the coding sequence ATGCAAAGAAGCGACCTTGAAGCACAATTCCTTCCCACCGGCGGTTCACCGCCGGTCGAATGGCGCCTTGTGCCGGGGCTGACGGATTACGAAGACGCCGTGCGGTGCATGGAAGCCCGGGCCAAGGCCATTCGCGACGGCGACGCGAACGAGCTGGTGTGGCTGGTTGAACATCCGCCGCTCTATACAGCGGGCACCAGCGCGCGGGAGAGCGATCTGCTGGCACCCAACCGCTTCCCTGTCTATCAAACCGGACGTGGCGGTGAATACACTTATCACGGCCCCGGCCAGCGCGTGGCATATGTCATGCTCGATCTCAAACGGCGACACTGCGATGTCCGCGCCTTTGTCGCAGCGCTGGAAGCCTGGATCATCGACACGCTGGCGGGCATGAATGTCAAAGGCGAGCGGCGTGAGGACCGTGTCGGCGTCTGGGTGACCCGGCCGGAGCGCCCTGCCCTTCCCGACGGCGCACCGGCCGAGGACAAAGTTGCCGCAATTGGTATCAGGTTGCGCCGGTGGGTCAGTTTCCACGGCATATCCATCAATGTGGAACCGGATCTTGAGCATTTTTCCGGCATTGTACCCTGCGGCGTCACCGGTCACGGGGTTACCAGCCTGGTGGATCTTGGCCTTCCGGTGACGATGGAAGACACAGACGTGGTTTTGCGCCAGTCCTTTGAAGAAGTCTTTGGGCCAACGGTTGTTTCCAGGGACTGA
- a CDS encoding potassium channel family protein — MLKELLLGSFVVSLTVIVHTFGLIGVANVMNRFAGRNPLHEFRSKIISMVILVHGLLALHTIEIWIWAGIYRVTGAVKSISDGIYFSAITFSTLGYGDSLINVEWRMLAGMEGLSGFVLIGWSTAYLVAASTRIGPFEAGKHF, encoded by the coding sequence ATGCTCAAAGAATTGTTGCTCGGTTCATTCGTCGTATCGCTGACGGTCATTGTTCACACGTTTGGCCTGATCGGCGTGGCGAATGTGATGAACCGGTTTGCCGGGCGGAACCCGCTCCATGAATTTCGCAGCAAGATCATATCAATGGTGATTCTGGTTCATGGGCTTCTTGCGCTCCACACAATCGAAATATGGATCTGGGCAGGAATCTATCGCGTCACCGGCGCAGTCAAAAGCATTTCGGATGGCATCTACTTTTCCGCAATAACCTTCTCGACCCTCGGCTATGGCGACTCCCTGATCAATGTGGAATGGCGTATGCTTGCTGGTATGGAGGGACTGAGCGGTTTCGTGCTGATCGGCTGGTCAACCGCGTATCTTGTTGCAGCGTCGACGCGCATTGGCCCGTTTGAAGCCGGCAAACACTTCTAG
- a CDS encoding helix-turn-helix domain-containing protein has translation MMAAADLIVAPPDYDTLGGRISRARDALDLTSSQLARRLGVKTETVQAWETDRSEPRANRVTMLAGVLGVSPTWLLNGIGESPAVHVVNSELKVLSEQLSKLKRAHAAMGLMIDSIAAETERVSRQIEK, from the coding sequence ATGATGGCCGCAGCCGACCTAATTGTCGCGCCTCCCGATTACGATACACTTGGCGGCCGCATCTCCCGCGCCCGGGACGCTCTGGACCTTACGTCGTCTCAATTGGCCCGCAGGCTGGGTGTCAAGACCGAAACCGTGCAGGCATGGGAGACAGACCGGTCCGAGCCTCGCGCAAACCGTGTCACGATGCTGGCCGGCGTTCTTGGCGTCTCACCCACCTGGCTCCTGAACGGCATTGGCGAATCGCCGGCGGTTCATGTGGTCAATTCGGAACTGAAAGTTCTGAGTGAGCAATTGTCCAAGCTTAAACGAGCCCATGCGGCGATGGGGCTGATGATCGATTCGATTGCGGCTGAGACAGAACGAGTTTCAAGACAGATCGAGAAATAG